The nucleotide window AACCGCTACTGTATTGCTGGCGGCTTATTTTGTGGTTGCCACGCTCAAGCCCCAGTGGCTGGGCCACGGCCCTTCCATGGAGGGGGCCATCGCGCTGTTTGAGGCCCCGGCCGGCAAGCCCGGTGAAGTACCGCCCGGCAGTTTCCGCCAGGCCGCACAAAAGGCCTCGGCCGCCGTGGTCAGCATCAACACCAGCAAGGCCGCGCGCAAAAACCCCAATGCCAACGACCCCTGGTTCAAGTTTTTCTACGGTGACCAGGGCAACGAAGCCCAGGGCGGCCTGGGCAGTGGCGTGATCGTGAGCCCCAGCGGTTACATCCTGACCAACAACCACGTGATTGAAGGCGCCGACGAAATCGAAGTCGTCCTCAACGACGGCCGCCACGCGCCCGCCAAGGTGATTGGCACCGACCCCGACAGCGACCTCGCCGTGCTCAAGATCGACCTGGACAAGCTGCCCATCATGGTGCTGGGCAACTCCGACAACCTGGAAGTGGGCGACCAGGTGCTGGCCATCGGCAACCCGTTTGGCGTGGGCCAGACGGTTACCAGCGGCATCGTCAGCGCCATGGGGCGCAACCAACTGGGCATCAACACCTTTGAGAACTTCATCCAGACCGACGCGGCCATCAACCCCGGCAACTCGGGCGGCGCGCTGGTAGACATCAACGGCAACCTGCTGGGCATCAACACCGCGATCTATTCCCGCTCAGGTGGCAGCATGGGCATTGGTTTTGCGATTCCCGTGGCCACGGCCAAGATGGTGCTGGACGGCATTGTGAAAGACGGTCAGGTCACGCGCGGCTGGATTGGCGTGGAGCCCAACGACCTGTCGCCCGAACTGGCCGAGACCTTTGACGTGAAAGCCAAAGAAGGCGTGATCATCACCGGCGTGCTGCAAAACGGCCCGGCGGCCAAGGCAGGCATCCGCCCTGGCGACGTGATTGTGGGCATCGCCGATCAGCCCGTCACCGATGTCACACAACTGCTGTCCCGCGTGGCAGCGCTCAAGCCGGGAACGGCCTCGCGCTTCACGCTGGAACGCAAAAACCAGAAGCTGGAACTGGACGTGACCCCCGGCGTGCGCCCCAAACCACGGCCCATGCTGCAGCAATAACTGCTACCGCAGTTGCTATTGTTTCAGGAGCTGCCTGTGCACATGGCGTGCGGGCTGCAGGCACTTTTCATCACCATTTGAAACACCACTCCGGCTAGGCCGTGGTATCTCAGGCCTGGCTGGAATCGGCCTCTTCGGGCGGGGCCTGGGTGTGTTTGATGAACAACTGGGCGGCCCAGATCCCGATTTCGTACAAGATGCACATCGGTATCGCCAGCGCCAATTGGGACACCACATCGGGCGGTGTTACGACAGCGGCCACCACAAAGGCCACCACGATGAAATAGCTGCGGAAACCTTTGAGTTTTTCAATGCTCACCAGCCCCATGCGTGCCAGCACGATCACGACGATGGGAACTTCAAAGGCCAGACCAAAGGCCAGGAACATGGAAAGCACAAAGTCCAGGTAAGCCTCGATATCCGGCGTGGCGGAAATGCTCTTGGGCGCAAACCCCTGGATGAACTTGAACACCTGGCCGAACACGAAGAAATAACAAAACGCCACGCCAATAAAAAACAGCAGCGTACTGGACACCACCAGGGGCATCACCAGCTTCTTTTCGTGGTTATACAAACCTGGAGCGACAAAAGCCCATACCTGGTACAGCACCACCGGCAAAGCCAACAAGAATGCGGCCATCAGCATGATCTTGAGCGGCACCAGAAACGGTGAAATCACCGACGTGGCAATCAGCTTCCCGCCTGCGGGCAAGGTGGAGACCAGAGGCGCTGCCAGCAGGTCGTACAGCGCAGCCGGCCCCGGGAACAGGGCCAGCACCGCGAGCG belongs to Rhodoferax saidenbachensis and includes:
- the tatC gene encoding twin-arginine translocase subunit TatC, with protein sequence MASDDNKQDELAGTEQPFVQHLVELRDRLIKAAIAVGVALAVLALFPGPAALYDLLAAPLVSTLPAGGKLIATSVISPFLVPLKIMLMAAFLLALPVVLYQVWAFVAPGLYNHEKKLVMPLVVSSTLLFFIGVAFCYFFVFGQVFKFIQGFAPKSISATPDIEAYLDFVLSMFLAFGLAFEVPIVVIVLARMGLVSIEKLKGFRSYFIVVAFVVAAVVTPPDVVSQLALAIPMCILYEIGIWAAQLFIKHTQAPPEEADSSQA
- a CDS encoding S1C family serine protease; translation: MKRLWLLFSQTATVLLAAYFVVATLKPQWLGHGPSMEGAIALFEAPAGKPGEVPPGSFRQAAQKASAAVVSINTSKAARKNPNANDPWFKFFYGDQGNEAQGGLGSGVIVSPSGYILTNNHVIEGADEIEVVLNDGRHAPAKVIGTDPDSDLAVLKIDLDKLPIMVLGNSDNLEVGDQVLAIGNPFGVGQTVTSGIVSAMGRNQLGINTFENFIQTDAAINPGNSGGALVDINGNLLGINTAIYSRSGGSMGIGFAIPVATAKMVLDGIVKDGQVTRGWIGVEPNDLSPELAETFDVKAKEGVIITGVLQNGPAAKAGIRPGDVIVGIADQPVTDVTQLLSRVAALKPGTASRFTLERKNQKLELDVTPGVRPKPRPMLQQ